The Nycticebus coucang isolate mNycCou1 chromosome 10, mNycCou1.pri, whole genome shotgun sequence sequence ttaaaatagGTCCTGAAAATACATCTACATATTTTCCtggtttattttaaagtacattgaACATGTGATTTCACTCTACTGCTAAATACTTTAGCTTGCATCTgtcagaaaaaaacaagaaaagatctTCTGCTATATAACAACAGTACTGTTATCACAtgtgacaaaataaattttaatgccATCCAGTGTTCAATCCATATGCAGATTTCCTTGTCCCCTCCGCCctcaaaaaagtttgaaaaagtgatgtaatttatatgaaaataatgtttcaagtcttaaaaataactgaaacatGGTCTTTAATATGTATAACTGGGCGATAGGGTGGGGGAGCTAAGGTACTAGGCACTCAGACCCAGACATGTGGACAAAAAAAGCATATCTGCACCCTCCACAAGTGCCCTCCATTCAGGGTCCCACCAAGAAAGCTGGAGGTTTTTTACCTCTGTCCTTGCTCATCCGCACAGAACCCCAGAACACCAGAACATGGTAGGCCTTCAGGTATTAtcaaagtgaatgaatgagtgaaaaacTGGCCTTGGTGCCTGCAGGGTCAGAAATCTGCAGACAGTAGGTCCCTCAGGGAGGCATTGAATGGCTAATGAACAAATAAGTGAAAAATGCCTGACCTGGCTCTGGTGCTCTTCAGGGCCTACACACAGTTCATTACCAGGGCTCCTGACCAACCAGGTGTCAGCACCCAGTATGTCTTCTTAACACATCTGCAGGTGACTGAATGGTTGCCCATGCCCAGCACCAGCCTCCAAGTCATTAGGGACAATGGTCACACAATTGGTTCCTCCTTGTGCCCCATACATCACCCAGCTCAGGCCCAGCACATAGTAGATCCTCAGGAAACACTAGGTGAGTGGAAGAATGAGTCCAGTGCCACCCTAGTTCATAAATATGTAGCAGAGGTTAAGCACCCAAGAGAGTAGGGGAAACAGGACGTAGCAGAACAGGGCAGGTGAGGCCCACTCTGTGGAGAACTGGCTGGAcaggggaggggctgggaagTGGTCTAAGGCAGTCTCCACactcctctcctcacttccaccTTTGCCCTGCTGCCAACCACTCTCCTCCCGTTATTTGGACAGTGTGCTCCTGCCTCATGGCTTCTGCAGTTGCTGttttctcttgccttttttcAGGATTCATGCGCCGGCAGCAAGGCAGGGATGGAAGCTGTGAGTAGGAACCTGAGAGCCCCCAGGTTCCTACTTTGCCATGTGGAAAAGGCTATCCCTGGCCAGAGGTAGCCATCCCAGCCATGTGGGAAAAAGCAATGGGGTCACGTTTAGAGGGGGACACAACtatgaagagaagaaaagcaCAGTGAGTGATATTTTTTGATTGTGGAAGCCAGTTTTATCCCAAAGGTTGGTGTAATATgaaccaataataataattactattatcGTATTTTTGTTGAAGCTCACTTAAATTGAGCTTCTCTTACTTGCAACTAATAAAATCCCCCAATATGTAAAAGCTAAGGTCTGagttcttttcttgtactggctAGTTGCTTGTTAGATGTAATCAGCCtgtgagagaaatggagagagaatcTCATACTTCACCTGCTAATTCTCTAGAGAAACTCACCTACatagaagaattttaaaagagcaGGATGATGATATAAGGCAAAGAATTAAATTGGTTAAAGacaatcattttatatttaacaaaggaggcAGAATCAggttttaacatttattgagtgcctactatatgcTTGGCACTGTGCTTGgtgttttacttatttaattgGCAAGGACATAACAATGCTCTACTTATATGCATCAAATTACACGGCTGttgaatacataaaacaaaagttATAAAAGTAAATTGATGAAAACAATTGTATTAACAGATCTTCCATAACCTTGTTAAGGTAGGCCAAAGTTAAACAACACATGAATCTAAAGAATATAATTGCTGAGGCTCAGTTAATTAACAGACATGTATGGCTccgcgcctgtagttcagtgactagggcaccggccacacacagggagcaggtgggtttgaacccagcgtgggcctcccaaacaacaatgacaactgcaacaaaaaaatagccagatgttgtggcgggtgcctatggtcccagctacttgggaaactgaggcaagagaatcgcttaagcccaggagtttgagattgctgtgagctgtgatgccagagcactctaccaagggtgacatagtgaaactctgtctcaaacaaacaaagaacaacaacaacaacaacaaaaaaaaacagacatgtaGGGTTTGAATTCTATAGacagaaaatacatatttatctTAAATGTTCATGAAACAATTGCAAAAATAGACATGTTCTAGGCCACAATAAAAGTTTCTAAAAAGGTTGTGGAAGCAGTTTATTATAGGCCACATCCTCTGTTCACAgggcaataaaacaagaaagaaaactgtttttaaacAAAGAGTAAACCAAATCACTGTGATTCAAAACACTCTTTGGGAACATTACAATATAATATTTAGACAATAACATAAATAAGAACAGATAATTAAACTTTAAGATGTGACCAGGGCAATATCCTtaagtacatttttattatttgaagtatgctaatacagaaaatataaagagaatataaattatgtattgaaattaaaaattgagacaaaataagacaataaaaaacATTATACATATTAAACAAACTATAAATAAGAGAAGTGTTAGATATAAATAAATCCTAAGGCTGGTTCTTTGGAATAACAATAGTAAGCTAGATAAACTGACAAATCTGATAATAAGTAAACcaaaaacagaatttgaaaggcTAAAGGAGCCAGAACAAAAGGGACAGaagatttttgtttaattataaaacaatatgCATAATTAAGCTAATAATCTAGAAAGTTCCAAGGAATAAAAAATTTCTTAGGGGATAAAAGAACTCTATTAGTCATCAAAATGAATGCAAGAAGTAAAAAAGTATTAATTAACTGATAACATTAGGAGAAAGCGAGAAAGCTGCCAAAGAAGTAGCTGAAATCTCCATTCCATGGCTCTAGGTCCTGCTAACCTTACTggcaaattcttttaaaatgtcaaaggaTTGACAATTTTCAAGCTACAGAAACTATTCAAAAGCATGGAAAAGGGTAAAACTTATTCAAGTCTTTCTTAGCCATGATACCAAAACTTCACAAAGATAGCACCAATCTCACATATAGACAGAGAGGCAAGAATTTTCCATGAAATATCAAGAAACAGAATTCAGTATATGAAAAGACTGAATTGGTGCACCACGTCCCTAAGAATGCAAAATTGATTTGTTGTTAGGAAACCTACCAGAGTTCATTGATCTCCACCTTCTTGGAAGTCATAAGACATCTTCCAGTTGGTGGCATCTTACAATTaattagcatttttctttctcagtggtATACAAAATAATATGTGCTTTACAATCAGTGATATCTTAATTTCAATTAAATACAGTAATGTAAAACCTCAcaccaaaaagttttaaaaaatcatctcaaaaaatgtttgaaaggcatttgataatattcaacactcatttctgatttttaaccAGCATACTTTCTTTAACATGACACAGGGCATCTATTTCAAAACAACAGCCACCATAATAGTTAAATAAGAAACATAACAGGCATCCCTGttaaaactagaaacaaaaaaagcacacacactaCCAAGACTATGGTTGTTTGTTGTGGAGCTTTTGACCACTCTGCAAAaccctgaaacagaaaaaaaaagaaaaaaaaaaagtaaggataaATATTGGAAAGGAAGGGGCCACCACTGCTATAGGATTATATGATTAGAAATGAAATGGCATATTAATAGAAAAGCCGTCTGAATTGAAAACTATATAACAGAGTAACTAGATATAGGATAACAAAAGAAAGTAACATACCTATGCTCTATCAGGAAGTTTCAGAATAAATGGgatgaaaatttcaaaatgttatagGTataaggccgggcacggtggctcacgcctgtaatcccaacactccgggaggcctaggcgggcctagattgcttgagctcaggagtatgagaccagcctgagcaagagtgagaccccatctctaaaagactgctgggcgttgtagtgggcacctgtagtcccagcaactctggaggccgaggcaagagaattgcttaaatccaaggaagctgtgatgccacagcactctaccaagggagacaaagtgagactgtctcaaaaaaaaaaaaaaaaaaatgtggtaggTAGATAAAATCTCTACCATTTAAAAATACCATCTATACTAATGACTCCCCCCAAAAATGTGTATCATGTGCatgtgtctgtttgtgtgtgtgcacgtgtgggtTTCTTGACCTAACCCCTCTCTTGAATTCCCAACTGTACATCTCACTCTCTATTTGCCATCTCTACTTGGATGTCTAACGTGCATCTTAAACCTCACATGTTCCAGACACATATTCTaatcccttctccccttctcatGCACTCACCCCCTCCTTACTCCTCCAGGACCCTCCAGGACCCCCACTGTGGCACCCTTGACTCATCTTTTTCTCTCATCACCCACATTCAAGACATCAGCAAATGTTGTTGGCCTTCCCTGCAAAACATACCCAGAATCCAACCACTTCCAGCCCCATCATCTCTGTTGGACTCTTGCTACAGACCTTGCTTATTATCTCTATAGTTTCACCTGCTTTCCTCCCACTGGGTCAGCTAGGGTGCTCCTTCTAGCACTGAGTCACTCTTCGCCCTTCTCACTCGCTGTAGCCCCAGTCATCCCCAGGCCTTTGCAGTTCTGTTTTTTCTAACTGGAATGTCCTCCCTCCAGATATCCATAAACCCACTCTTTCACTTCCTTAGAAAACCTTTCCCTCACCACCTATTTAAAACAGAACACTCTCCCCATCCTTTGTAAACAAAGCTCCCCATCCTGCCCTTGCTCCTTCCCCAACTTCTCCCTCTAGTGCCCTCTTCACCACCTGACATGCCAGGTATGCTTATCACCTCTCCCCCTGATGACACTGCAAGCACTGTGAGGGCAAAGCCTTTGCTTTGCTGCTTTATCCCCTGTACCTGGACCCTGCCAGGCATGGAGTACCGGCTTTGTAGACTTTTGTGAAGTGAATGCATGTGTGGAAAGACCTACCCTGATGGAgtacaggaaaacaaaaatgatgataatTCTTAATGATGACAATTCTTCTCCAAATTAATGATGAGTTTACCACAATTGCTATTAAAATGCCAGGGAAGATTTGGGAACTAGCAATGTGACAACCTGCTGAGAGTTTCAGGGTGGGACACTCATGGGAAAGGAGGGATCCCCCCATCCATGTTACCTGGGAGTCCTCTGACTCGTCGTCTTCCTCCACTGAGCTCCACTCCTGGGTAAGCCCAGTCTCCTGAGAAGACAGGTCtggtggaggtggaggaggaaggagcCATGAGAAGGAGACCAGCTGGCCAGGTCAGCTCCTGCCCATCTctgccatctctctctctgtcacacacgcacatgcacacacagtccAGCCCATGTGGTTCAGGTGGGGCTAAGAGAGTGAGAGACCTCAGTCCTAATCCTATCACTACCCAGAAGACTGAAACAGAATCATCTGCTGTCTCAGCCTTCATCCCTCCACCTGTCCGGTGAGATGAGAAATCCTTCCCTATGGACCTCCAGAAAAAGCCAGATGAGGGGGCAGAACAAAGATTTACAGAATTCAGCTGGAGTGGTGGGAACTTCCCCAGTTTCCAAAAGAACAGCCACTAGGGGAGAAATCTCCCCACAGTCAGAACATCAGCatctctggggtgggggtgggagctgGGCAGAGACTGGTTGCTTCCAAGAGGGGGTTGCCAGAGGAGCTCCTGACCTCACAGTCAAGGCTGACCTTTGCTAGCCACACCTTCTGTCCACCCTTTGAGGAAAAATACAGTCAATAGTAGATGGACTGCACatacttccctcctccctttcaaACTCCATCTATAAAGGTATCTGACATCGCTGAAAGTTTGGGAAAatattcttgtggttccccccatgcaaatggtatttggaaataaacttttattttattaatctaaaaaaaagtaatagatgGACTGGTAGCTGGTACAGTCCCCTTCTGCTGTGCAGTGTCATTTAGGTGTCTCCATCTCAGCAAGTGGCACTGCCCTTCATCCAGCTGCTTTGGCCAAAAtcccatctctctttttttcccctttcccacaTCTGTCAGCAAGAATATATTCCCCTCTGAAGGTGTCCCAAATCTCTCCACTTACCCCTCCTCTCTCCAACAGTTGAGGGAGTCTCCTAACCAGCCTCCCACCTTCCTTCCACTAGACTTTCGAACCTTGTGATCCATTCTCATGTGCAGTTACACACAGGCCTTCTCAACCCAGGCACTGCCCCCGTTTCCGGCTGTGCAGTTCTTTGTGGCAGGGCTCTGTGAATGCATGTAGGATGCTTGGCCCTGCCACTGTTGACTTCTTCCCACAGGCTGGCAGTGGCATCTCCCCAGATAGGATAACCCAGAATGTCTCCAGACTTTGCCAAAAGTCccccagagaggggaagaggtACAAAACCATCCCCGGTTGGAAACCACTGAGTTAGAGgaaattttctgaaattcaaGTGTCTTCCTCTTCAAAGTTCCCAGGGGCTCCTGATACTCAAATGATACACAAACTCCTTACCATGGTCTATGCCACAATCTACGCCCCAGGACTGGCCTTGGATGATTTgtcattttttcccctctcctctctctccaggGTCAAAGCCATTGTGTATAGCTTTAGCTGCCCACAATGCCCTTCCCCCGACTCTTGGGGAAACTGACTCTGTCCTGGGTCCTCAAGCCTGTTCTAACCACCTTCACTCAAGCAACTCTCCATCCATCACCCGTCTAATTGGCAGCTCTCGTCAACATCAGACATCACCTCTCCCTTTGTTTTTTAACCCTCTTATTGTCTATTTTCTCCATCTGAGCTCTACCAGGGCCATCTCATCCCCTGCTAtatccccagcccctggcacatCGTTGGTGCTTGTGGTCAGTTTTTTGCACCAAGTGGACCTCAACTGGTTCATCTCTCCCTATGTCCACATGGTGCGAATTCTGGACCTGACTCTGTGATTTATTTTGAATGATGCCAGGTGAGTAAGTGGCCTGCCAGTAGAAGCTTTGAAGCTGCTTGTGATTTGGGGCATCCCCTCTTCTGCCTTTTCCGAGAACCCTGCGGCCACTTCCATGAGGAAGAACAAGCCTGGGATAGCCTGAAGGTGATGTGTGTCCTGTCCCCAGTACCACCCAGCCAGCCATTAGCCAGACAAGTGAATGAGACCATCTGAGACCGGTGGGCAAGTACAGGCAAGGGCAGCAGGAAATGTGTCCCCTGAGGCCAGGTTAACCTGCTGACCCACAGAATCACCAGCTGATAAATGATCACTgctttaaaccactaagtttggGAGTGGCTACCCAGCTGAAGTAGACTGACACAGAGCcccataaatatctgttgaagGAATAAATGCTCAGGCCTTCCCTAGGCCCTGCCAAGACCTTtcccccacctcacccctcccaAAGGACCTTACCTTTCTCATCACTGTCATAGCTGGAGGCCCCAACTTCCACAGCCTCCCAGTCCCTGCtgaaggtgggagggggtggcTTGTCCCAGGTCCTGCTGTCCTGGGGCAGCAGCATTGAGGTCCTCTCGGGTGTCAGCAGCCCTCGAGTCTGCTCAGGTGTGAGACTCTGCATTTCCCCACGAGGAACTTGAGCTTCTGAGACAGGTGTTTCCTTCTCCCGTTCCAGGGCCCTGTCTGGTCTCCCAGGCACAGGATTCAGAACCTGAGGACTGACAGACATTTCATCACTTGGTGAATTGTTGGACCAGCCATATGCTAGACACTGTTCTAAGTACCAGAAATATAGCAGTGATCCCAGTGGAGGTCCCTGCCCTTTTAGAGGTTTATGTTACagttgggagagaaaaagagaacaaaggatATAGCATGATCGGTGGTGGTGACTGTTCTGAGGACAAAgcagaaaagggggaaatgtgTGTCACAGGGGTGTACACATGTTTACTCCACATCCCAAAGTACTCAGCCAGGGGCCTTCAGAAAAAGGGACTCACCCCCTAGAATCCTGCTGGCTATAGAGAGAACTCTTGTCTTCCCACCAGCCCCCTGACAGCCCCAGTTTCCTCCTTGGTTATCATTTTTGgaaaaacagatttatttttcacatgtgGATTAAaagtctaatttaaaaaatacatattctgtGCCCATTGTGAGGGTGCATAACATGCCCCTtgagtgaggggctcttctacaaatggatcTTTAcgctggaagtga is a genomic window containing:
- the SMIM17 gene encoding small integral membrane protein 17, whose product is MQSLTPEQTRGLLTPERTSMLLPQDSRTWDKPPPPTFSRDWEAVEVGASSYDSDEKDLSSQETGLTQEWSSVEEDDESEDSQGFAEWSKAPQQTTIVLVVCVLFLFLVLTGMPVMFLI